Sequence from the Candidatus Accumulibacter similis genome:
TGATGCCGAGTGCTGCCGACGAGCGCCTGACCGCCGACCTGCAGGCCGCGCTGAGCCTGGTCGAGATCCGCCTGCTGGATCACTTTATCGTCGGCGGCGGCGGCGCGATGACTTCCTTCGCCGAGATCGGCCTGTTGTGACCCCGAAACAAGTTTGACCTCAGTCTGCCGGCCCCTGCCCGCCGGCAGACTGAATAACCATACTGCCAACTGCGGACACTTTTTGCCTTAATTTTCCCCGCGCTACACCGCAGCATTGCGACGTTCCCCAACGCACCCCGTACCAAGGACGTCGCAATGAAGAATCGATCTGTCATCCCCGCCGCCATTCCGGCGACGCTTTCCACCGAAGAGGCTGCCCAAGCTCTCGGAGTTGCAGCTCAGACCCTGCGTAAGCAAATGTGCATCGCCGGCCACTATGCCGGGCTACGGCCGGTCAAGCTGCCAAACAGATTCCTGCGCTGGCCGGCTGACGACGTGCATCGCCTGCTGCGCGGCGAGGCGATCGCTGACAACAGCCAGGTTTCGTAGTGGGCGCCCGCGCCGCCTTGGTGCGCCTCGTCGGAGCGGCGCCGCCCGTGCTGGGCGCCGTGCTGGCCGGGATGGCGGACGATCACCGGCTGCTGGCGATTGACGAGGCCCTATCGAGCCGTGACCGCGAACTGATTCGTGTCGGCTTCGCCCTCAACGACGTTCGCATCTTGCTGAACCGCGGCGTTGACCCGCAGAAACTGCGCGCATCCCGATACCGCGGCATCGTGGCCGACGACGACCCCGACCCGCCGCCGCTCGACCCTGACCCACCGCCGGAGAACTGGCGCGACATCGCGACGATCGAGTGCTTGGACTCCCCGGCCGGCTGCCTGCCGCCGATCGAATCCTACAAAGACCTTGCCGCGCAGGATCGGGAACCGACCCCTGCTGACCCGCTGGCTGGCAAGCGCGAGGCCCTGGCCGCGTTCGTTGCTGGGGCGCCCATTCCGGCAGAGTTCACTTACCCCGCCCCGATCGGCGCCGACGAGTGGGAGCGCGCAGAGCTGGCGCCACCCTGCATCGTCGACAGGCTGCTTTGGGCAGATGTCGGCGTGCGCGTGGCGCCCGGCGGCATGGGAAAAACGACGCTCGAGGTGTTCGAGGCCGCGCACATCGTGCTCGGGCGGCCGCTTTTCGGGCTGCCAGTGCGGCGACCTGGGCCAGTGCTGATCATCACCGCGGAGGACTCCAGACAGATCCTCGTTGCCCGGCTACGCGAAATCTGCCAGGACCTCGAGCTGACCGCTGCCGAAGTTGCAATGGTCATGAATGGGGTTCGCATCGCCGACCTTTCGGCGGCACCGGCGAAGATCACCTGTGTCCTCGAGGATGTCGTCACGGTCAACCATCGCGTCGCCGAGATCATCGACGCCTGCCGGCCGCATCCGCCCGTGCTCGTGGTCTTCGACCCGGCGATTTCGTTCGGTGTCGGCGAGCGCCGGGTGAACGACGCAGAGCAGGCGCTTGTTGAGGCCGGCCGCCGGATCCGTGCTGCCTTGGGCTGCGCCGTCAAATTCATCCACCACAGCGGGCAGGTATCCGCCAGAGAGAAGCTGATCGACCAGTACGCCGGCCGCGGCGGCACCGCGTTTGCTGACGGCTGCCGCATGGTGCACGTCCTGCAATCGCTGACGGCCGACGAGTTCGCCAGGGAAACCGGCCGCACACTGGACGACGGCGAAACCGGGCTGATTCTCGCCCGCCCGAAACTGAGCTACTGCCCACCACAGCCGCCCCTGTTCCTGGTGCGCCGCGGCTACCTGTTCCGTGCCGTCGAGCCTGCCGGCCGCGACCCTGGCGCCGAGCTGGCGGCCGTCTGCAACCAAGTTGAGCAACTGATCGGCGAGGAACTGCGCGCCGGCAGGTATCCGACTCAACGCTCCCTTGAAGGGATGGCGAAGTCTTGCAACCTGACCCGCGACAACGTCCGGGATGCTGTTGCGAACCTCCGGGCGGCCGGGCGCATTGCGACGATGCAAGCACCTCGACCAGAAGGCCGGGGTGGCAGGCACGACTACTTGGGCCTGTTTGGTGCGCGGACGGCAAATCGCGCACCAAACGGCAAAAATGCCGAATGAATGCGTTTGGTGCGCGGTCGAATATGACGTTTTGCTGCGCCGCGGCCCTTAAGGGAAAACAAGTTCCGCGCACCAAAACGCGCGGACTTGTGTTCCCTGTCCCTTTGGTGCGCCGGCGAACCATCGCGCACCATCGCGCACCATCGCGCACCAAGCCTGTTGCCGATGGATACCGGCCAGGCTTCCCGAAGGCCAAAGGAGCCGAGGATTCGACCTTCGGCATTCATCGTCTTCGGCCAGCGATCTACCTTCCCCAGCACCGACCCTGACCGAGAACCGCCCCACACTCAACCGAGGACCCCACATGCTTACCGTAGCGGAAAACCAGACCCAGACCTTCGAGCTTCCGCCCGCCGGCGCCCATGCCGCCCGCTGCTCGAGAATCATCGACCTTGGAACTCAGAAATCGACCTTTGAAGGCGAGAGTCGATCGCAGCGAAAGGTGCTCATCACCTGGGAGCTCGCCGAACATCGCGGCGACGGCACCCCGTTCGTGATCTCCCGCCGTTTCGGCTTGTCGTTGAACGAGAAAGCCGCCCTGCGGCAATTCCTGGTCGCTTGGCGTGGCCGGCAGTTCACCGATGACGAGCTGCAGGCGTTCGACCTCCGCCGGCTGGCTGGAGCACCGTGCTTGCTCAACCTGGTGGCCGTCGAGCGAAACGGCAAGGAGTATCGCAACGTCGTTGCCGTGTCGCCCCTGCCGCGCGGCATGGTGGCGCCCGGCCTGGTGGCCGATCCGATCGTGTTCGAGATCGAAGACGAGCGCGCGGAGAGCATCCTCGAGCAGCTTTCCGAGGGGCTGCAGGCAACGATCACCGCCAGCCCCGAATGGCAGGCACGCAAGGCGCCGCCGGGCGCCATTCTCGCCGACCTTGACGACGACATCCCGTTCTGAGGACATACCATGCGCATTTACCTCGACATCGAGACTCTGCCGAGCATGGCGCCCGGCGCCATCGAGCAAGTCCGTGCAACCATCCGCCCGCCGGCGAACTACAAGAAACCCGAGACGATCGCCGCCTGGTGGGCAGACGAAGGCGAAGCGGCCGTTGACCGCGCCTGGCGCCGGCAAGCCCTCGATGCGGCTTTCGGCGAACTGTGCGCTGTCGGGTTCGCCGACGACGACAGCGAGCCCGCTTCCCTGGTGCGCGAGCCGAATGAACCGGAGCACCACTTCCTGCAGCGCGCGCTGGCTGGCGTGCAAGCGCTGGTCGATCAGTGGTCCGCAGTCGACGCAGGCGGGAACCCCTGGCCGGCAGGAGATCCGTTCTTCGTCGCGCACAACGCGCCCTTCGACCTGGGGTTTCTGCAGCGACGCTGCTGGGTCCATGGCATCCGGGCGCCGTTCCCGCTGCCTGTGTCTGGCCGATCCGGCCGCGACTTCGGCGACAGCATGGCGCTTTGGACCGGCAGCCCTCGGGAGTGCATCAGCCTGGATCTGCTCTGCCGCACCCTCGGCATTCCTTCGCCGAAAGCACACGGCGACGGCGGCGACGTGCTGGGCTGGTGGCAGGCTGGCGACCTCGAGCGCATCCGCCAGTACAACGCGGACGACGTGCGCGCCGGGCGCGCCTGCTGGCACCGCCTGACCTTCTGGGATCATGCGGCATGAGCGGCGAGTTGGTAGTCGGCATCGACCCCGGCCTGAGTGGCGCCATCGCCGCGCTGAACCGCGAGGGCGCAATCGTCGCCCTCGCCGACACGCCAGTGCTCCACGTGGCGGGCAGCCGCCGCGTGCTCTCCCTCGCAGCGCTCTCGCACCTGCTGCGCGGCATCGACCCTTCGCGCGCGCTGCTCGAGCGCCAGTCCGCCAGGCCGGGCGAGGGCGTGGTCTCGAGCTTCACCACCGGCCGCGGGTTCGGCGAATTGCTCGGCGTCCTCGCGGCACTCGGCATCCCGCATGATGACATCCTGCCGCAGTCCTGGCGCCGCATCATCGGCCTGCCGCCCGGCAGCGACAAGGACGCATCCCGTCTGCTGGCCATTCGATCATGGCCGGAAGCCAGGCAAGACCTGAAGCTGGCGAAGCATCACGGCCGCGCCGAGGCGCTGCTGATCGCCGAGGTTGCCCGGCGCCGGCACTTCATCGGCGACCGCGTGCCTCTGCGGGTCCTTCCTGCTCGCCTGCTCACGGGTAATGCGAGCTGCGACATGACGCCAGGGAATGCCTCAGACATAAGGGCAACATGCACTGCGCATACCGGCTGCGAAGCGCATGGCATACCGCGCTGCGGCATCTGCAAACCCTGTGCCAGCAAGGCCGATGCACCCACGTAGCCCTGCCGCGCCTGTTGCGGCAAACTTTGTGCTTGTCGTTGCCCGCGTCATTGTGCAACGCGGCTTCATAGATGATGCCTCAGCCTGCTGAAAGCGCCGTTGTCGCGCGTCTGGCGGCGATGGAGGACCGGCTGCAGCAGTTCGCCATCGAGCTGGCGGCAGAGCGCGAGGCGCGCCGTTTGCTCGAACTGCGCGTCTGCCGGCTGGTCGAGCAGCGATCTGCCGGCGAGGTTCGCAAGCTGGCGCTGCGCCGCGAGATTCGCCAGGCGGCAGACTGCATCGGTGCCCGAAGCACGACGACCGCCAAGCGCCTGAGTGCGCTGCTGCGCGGCCAGGAGCAACCCGCCGGCGATCTGGACGTGCTCGTCGCCCGGCTGCGACAGCGCGCCGACCCGCGTTGCCCGACCGCCTGGCGCTCGCTGTGGGAGGCGATGCGGGCTGGCGTTGCGGAATTTGCAGACTGATAACAGCACGTCCGGCGATGGGCGCACAGTGCGGACTCCCATTCACGAACCTCGGAGAACCACCGCACATGAACCCCCCCGCCCCAAACCTCGATCGGATGTTGGCCCTCGGCGGCGAGATGGCCGGCATCCGCGGCAAGCGCATCGCCCTGACGATGTTCGCGGCCGGCCGGAGCGAGCGCGACTTGCTCGACGCCCTGAGCGAGCAGCCGAAGACCGGCACCGCGCGCCGTGACGTCCGCCCTGGCGCCGCCCTGATGGCGACCTCGCCTGCAATCCCGCTGGAGGTCCGGCAATGAAGATCCTGAACGACCGCGACGCCCGCGCCACCGAGCTGCGCGCACTCGCTGAAACGCTGCACGCGCATGACCTTGGCGTCGAGGCGATCGCCCGCGGCTGGCACCGCGACGAACTCCTGCGCCGCATCCTCGATCGGCAGCGGGAAAAGCCGCTGATCGACCTGGCGAACGCGACCTTCGGCGGTGATGCGCGCGACCTCAGCGGCTACTCGATCACGCGTGCCTGCCGCGCGCAGTACGTGCGCTCCTGGCGGGATGCCGGACTCGAGCAGGCAGTTTCGGACTCGATCACGACGCGAAGCGGCCGGGCGCCGAATGGAAGCTGGGTCCCGCTGTCGCTGGCGACCCGTGATTTCAACGTCGGCACGGCGAACCAAGCTGGCAACACCGTTGGCGCTGATCGCGACCGCGACGGCCGCTGGACCCGCGACCCGCTGCGCGCGCTGAGTGGCTGCCTGAGCCTCGGCGCCAGCGTCCTCCCGAATCAAGACGCGACCCTGAGCCTGCCTTACTTCAGTTCGACCACGACGGCAAGCTGGCTGACTGAGGTGCAGGCGGCGACGGACGTTGCCGAGACGACAACCCAGGTTGAGTTCCCCCCGAAAAGATCGAGTGTCGTCTTCGTGATGTCGCGACAGGCCTTGTTCGCTGCGCAGCCGGCCCTCGACCGGCTGATCGTTCGGCATCTGACCGCCGCCCTGATGGCTCGGCTCGATGATGGCATGCTCAATGGATCGGGCAGCGGTGCCGAGCCGCGGGGTTTGCGCAACACGACTGGCATCGGTACGGTCGTCGGCGGCACGGACGGCGCTCAACTCGCCTGGTCGCACTTGGTCGACCTGGAGGCCGCGCCGACTGCGGCCAACGCCCCTGAGGCTGCCGCCGGCTGGTTGCTCAACGGTGCGACGAGAAAATGGCTGCGCAAGACTGCGCGCGGATCCGGCCTGGACTTCATCCTGCCGGCCGACATGCGCCTGCTTGGCTATCCGGCCGCCGTGTCGAACAACGTGCCGTCGAACCTGACGAAAGGCTCGGCCAACGGCGTTTGCAGCAGCGTGCTCTATGGCTCCGACTGGAGCGCCCTGGCTGCCGTGTTCTACGGCCCCGCCGCGATAGACCTCGTCGTCGACAGAATCACCCTCGCCGATGTCGGCAAGGTGCGCATTGTTGCGTCGATCTACGTCGGCGCCGGCTGCCTGTCGCCCGGGTGCTTTGCCAAGATGGACGACGCGCTGACCGCCTGAACTCTGACTTCCACGTGGTCGCCCCGCCGGGCGAGAGAGCGCCCCATAGCCCGGCGGCAGGAAGCATTCCGACCCATGGGTGCGCACGCAGTGTCGGCGCCAAGCCTCGGAAAGGCCGCGCCGGCCGGCGGCTGGCGACCCCGCGCGAGCGGGTGGAAGCCGCCAACCTTACCTTCTGCTTCCCCCGTGCCGACTTGGCTACATGGTGGCTACATGACGGCTAGAAAGCAAAATCCACAGCCTACAAGCTACTCCAACATCTTAATTTTATTGGTGCCCCCACTCGGAATCGAACCAAGACCTGATGATTACAAATCAACTGCACGACCTTCATGCTACGGGGGCCCAACAGGACTGCGCGGCGGATTATACCGGAGCAGAGCGCGGTCACACCATCTGACGATGCCTTCTGCACCGTTCGGCCACCCTGGGCCATTTGCCTGCGCCACCGCCAGGAGCTGTGGAGGGGACGACACGGCATGGCAATCGTGCCGCAGCCGCACTGACCGGCAGCATCGAAGCTTGGCCGGGCGAGCGTCGGCTCCGTCTGCGCCCGCTCGCGCCACTGGCCTCAGGCACGCAAGGCCGGGCGGGCCCGGCACGACAGCCCGCCGGCGAGCGGCCTCACGCTCGTATCCGGGCCTACCAGAACTTCCACCACCATTTCTTTTTCTTCATCGTTCGTTCAACGTCTTTGCTCCAGTGCGCGTACGCGGCCAGCCCCACCTTCTCGAAGTGCGCACCGAAACGCTTGTCGCTGTCGTTGATGTGCTGGATCAGCCAGTTGCGCAGGAAGTGAAGCAGCTCGAAACTGATCGCGGCATTTTCCGTGTCCAGCTTGTTCTGCAACGCCTCGACCTGATGCATCAGGTCCTGGTGTTGCTGCTTGTGGATCTCGAGACCCGGGTAATGCGTCAGCCGCATCAGGCTTTCTTCGAGCAGGAAGTGGGTGCGGGTGTATTCGGCCAGACGGCCAAGGATCTCCCGCGAGGTCGCCTTGCCGTGATGCTCGCGGATCGCCCGGTGCAGGTCGTTGAGAAGGCTGACGAGCACCTTGTGCTGCTCGTCAACTTCCTGGATGTTGACACTGAACTCGTCGGACCACTGGATCAAATCTCTCGCACTCATGCGCTGACCTCAGGACGTGGTTGTCATGGACGCACAAGCGTACGCGGACGAGAGCGAGAGGTTTTGACATCGATCAATCATTCGTTCCGCGACGATCGCCCTGGACGAGCGAACGGGCGATCGGCATGCCGATGCCGACCGCCCACAACCGCTCGCTGTGGCAGGAAGCTGCTTGCCAATGCCGCACCCCGGCCGTCGCAGGCAAATCCCGGTGCTTCCCGGTATCCCGCCGCCGCTGCTAGAATGCCGTGACCACGTTTCGGTGCGAGATCATGGCCAACCCGTCCAACCCTTCGGAGATTGCCCGCGAGGCGCTGCGTTTGCTGGCGGTTCGCCGGCTGCAGCCGTCGCCCGACAACTACCGCGCGCTGTACCACGAGATTGCTGGATCACAGCCGGCCGAAGCGTTGCCCCAGCGCGAGTTCAAGGCGCTGCTGGCGTCACTGCCGCAGGAGACGCTGGCGCAGCAGCGGCTGGCGCGGCGGCTGGAGCAGGCGTTCGCGGCGAGCAACTGGCAGCAACTTGGCGTCGGCCTGTCCGACCTGGTGCGACAGCTCGGCAAGGAGCAGGAACTGCCCTGGAACGAACTGTTTGGCGACTTTCTGCGCGAGTGGGAGAACAAGCAGGCCGGACTCACCGTCGCCCGCAAGCGCGAAGCGCTGGAACGCGTTCTGGCGGGCGGTTCGAGCGGCGGCGAAGTGCTGTTCGGACGGCTGCAGGGCCTGGTGAAGTCGTGGTCTGCCGCCGGCCCGGCGGGCGGGGATATCCCGCTGCTGGCGTCCGAAGCGGTCGAAGCCGGCTCGATCGGGCTCCAGGCCGCGGGCGAAGGCGCGGCAACAGCGAGGGACGACGGCAGCGACCCGTCGGCACAGCTGCGCGACCTCTTCGCCCACCTCCTGGAAGCGCTCATTGGCTCACAGCTCGCCAGCGAACCGGATCTCGCCGCCGATGCCCGCGCCCTGGTCCACAAGGTACGCACCGCCACCTCGCGCAGCGCCCTCGACGACCTGCTCGCCGGGATCAAGCGCTTCGCGTTTCGTCTCGAGCTGCTGGCCGAGGATCGGGCGGAACTGCGTGCCGGTCTGCTGAAGCTGCTGCAGCTGCTGATCGAGAACGTCGGCGAACTCGTCGTCGAGGACCACTGGCTGCGCGGACAGATCGACATCGTCCGCGACATCGTCGCCGGTCCGCTGAACGTCCGTTCGATCGAGGATGCAGAGAGCCGGCTGAAGGAAGTGATCTTCAAGCAAAGCCAGCTCAAGCACAGCCTCACTGAGGCGCGGGAGAACCTGAAGCAGATGCTGGCGGGCTTTGTCGACCACCTGGCCGAGTTCGCCGATTCGACATCGGACTACCACGACAAGATCGAGGCATGCGCGGCGAAGATCAACCAGGCCGACGACATCACACAGCTCGAGGAGGTGCTCGCGGAAGTGATCCGCGAAACGAAGATCATCCAGCTCAACGCGCAACGCTCGCGCGATGACCTGCGCGCCGCCCGCGAGCGGGTTGGCGAAACCGAGCGGCGGATCGCCGAGCTGCAGCAGGAACTGGAGCGGGCAAGCACTCTGGTGCGCCATGACCAGCTTACCGGTGCGCTGAACCGGCGCGGGCTCGAGGAGGCCTTCGAGAAGGAAGTGGGGCGGGCGCGACGGCGTCAGTCGACGCTTTGCGTCGCGCTGCTGGACATCGACAACTTCAAGAGGCTCAACGATTCACTCGGCCACGATGCCGGCGATGCGGCGCTGATCCACCTGGCGACCGTGATTCGCGAAACGATGCGGCCGCAGGACACGGTGGCCCGCTTCGGTGGGGAAGAGTTCATCATCGTGCTGCCCGAGACGCCGGTCGAAGATGCGCAGACGGCCATCGTCCGCCTGCAACGCGAGTTGACCCGGCGCATCTTCCTGCACAACAACAATCGCCAGTTGATCACCTTCAGCGCGGGCGTCACCGAGGTCCGGCCCGGCGACACCCAGGCATCGGCAACCAAGCGGGCAGACGAGGCGATGTACGCGGCCAAGCAGGCGGGGAAGAATCGCGTCCTGGTCGGCTGAAGGCTGGCGAGGAAGCAGACGCGCGCTGGCGTCAGCCTTGGCTCGCCGCGACGACCGGCCTGTTTGCCAGTTGCCTGAGAACCTCGCCGGCGGCGAGGAAGCCGAACGAAGCGGTGACACAGACGGCCGAGCCGAAGCCCGCACAACCGAGGCCGCTCAGTGTCTGCGGCGGGGCGCAGGCACCGGCCCGCGTCGGCTGGCGCAGGGGCTCGCTGGAAAACACCGCGGGAACTCCGAACTTCTTCTTCGCTTCGCGCGGAAATCCGTAGTCGCGGCGCAGCAGCGACCGCACGCGGGCGAGCAGCGGATCCTGGATCGTGCAGGCGAGGTCGACCACCTGGATGCGACTGGCGTCGATCTGGCCGCCGGCGCCACCAGCGGTGACCAACGGCAACCCGCGGCGCTTCGTCCAAGCGATCATCGCCGCCTTGGTGCGCACCTGATCGGTGGCGTCGATGACGTGCTCGACGCCGCCACCAAGCGTCGCTTCAAGGTTCTCCGGGGTGACGAAGTCCTCGATCTCATGCACCGTGCATTGCGGATTGATGGCGCGGATGCGTTCGGCCATCGCGCTCACCTTGGCCTTGCCGAATTCACCGTCGAGGGCATGCACCTGCCGGTTGACGTTCGATTCGGCGATCATGTCGAGATCGATCAGGGTGATCCGGCCAACACCAGAGCGGGCAAGCGCTTCGACTGCCCAGGATCCGACACCGCCAATACCGACGACGGCGACATGGGCGTCGCGGAAGGACAGCAGCGCGTCCTCGCCGTAAACTCGGGCAACACCGCCGAAGCGGCGGGCCGGGTCGCAGCTCTGCTGGCTCACCGGACCTCGAGGAGACGGCGCACCACCTGATTGAATGGGGCGATCCACTCGGCCGCAAACTGCCGGTCGCAGGCGTTGATTTCGGCGATTGCCAGCAACAGCGCGCGCTTCCTGCCACGCTCAGCGTGCTTCAGCATCACCGATTCGAAGGCGTCGACGATGCCGAGCAACCTCGCGCCGGGACAGATGCCGGCGGCTGGCAGCCCCCGCGGATAGCCCTTGCCATCCGGCATCTCGTGGTGCTGGACAACCATTTCGGCGGCCTCCGACCAGCCCGCCATCCTGGACAGGAGACCAGCCGCGTAGCCTGGATGGAGATGCAGCGCCTTTCTGTCTTGCGCCGTCATCCTGTCGGACTTGAGCCACACATCTTCGGCGAGGAACATCATCCCGATGTCGTGCATGTAGACGGCCGCTTCGAGTTGGCTGGGGTCGATGGCTTCACCCACCTCCTGATTTGTTTCCAGGGCCAGTCGCGCGAGGCGCTCGGTCCTCCCAGCGAAGCGCGGCGAGCGGTCGTCGAGCTGGCAGGCCAGCGACCGAAAGAAGGCCAGATCGTCGCGCGCCCGCTGCGGCGCGTCCGGGCCCGGAACGATCGGCTCACCGGCGACGGTGAGGCTGCTGCTGGCGAGCGGACGACAGCCGGTGAGCATTTCGATGACCGCCGCCATCCCCTCGTCGAGTTCGCTCGGCGCGAGCAGCGCCAGATCCTCGATCCCCTCCACCATCCGCTCTACCTGCAGATCGGCAACCCCCCGCCCTGCGGCGAGGCGGCTCATCGCGAGTTCCAGTCGATCGACCAGCAGCAACAGCAGTTCCGCCAGCTGGCTGGTAAACGCGACCTCGTTGCGGCGCACCCGCGCCAGCAGGGTCTCGATCGGGTGGACCATGGCAACCGCCAGGTGGATCCCGCAGATCGCAGCGTCCCCCTTGACATTGTGCAGCGAGCGGAACAGGCTGCCGAGCGCTTCGCGGTCGGCACTGGCAACCCGCAGGCGGGCGACGTCACGTTCAATTGCGTGCACGCAATCGCGCAGCGCGTCGATGAAATCCTGCAGGCCACCAGGATCGATCCGGCCCCAGTCTGCTGTTTGCTGTCGGTCCATGCAAGAAGCCCCTCGCCACGTGTTGGCGCAGAGTGTAACCGAAAGCCTCCGGCGCCGACTGGCCTGCCGTGCTCCCGGAGATTCAGACCGTGGTGTCGGCTAGCGGATCATCCGCAGGGGTTCTCGCCTCAAGGTGGACATCGCTCGCTCGCCAGCGACGCTAGCTGTTGCCATTGTCGAGAAAGCTGCGCAGCTTGTCGGAACGGGACGGGTGACGCAGCTTCCTGAGTGCCTTGGCCTCGATCTGACGAATGCGCTCGCGAGTCACGTCGAACTGCTTGCCCACTTCCTCGAGCGTGTGGTCGGTGTTCATTTCGATACCGAAGCGCATGCGCAGCACCTTGGCTTCACGCGGCGTCAAGGTATCGAGCACATCCTTGGTGATGAAGCGAAGGCTGGAATACAGGGCGGCCTCCGTCGGAGCAAGGGTTGCCTGGTCTTCGATGAAATCGCCCAGATGCGAGTCGTCGTCGTCGCCGATCGGCGTCTCCATCGAGATGGGTTCCTTGCTGATCTTCAGGATCTTGCGGATCTTCTCCTCCGGCATCTCCATCTTCTTCGCCAGGGTGGCCGGATCGGCCTCAAGTCCCGTTTCCTGCAGGATCTGCCGCGAAATGCGGTTCATCTTGTTGATCGTCTCGATCATGTGCACCGGGATGCGGATGGTCCGCGCCTGGTCAGCGATCGAGCGCGTGATCGCCTGCCGAATCCACCAAGTGGCATAGGTCGAGAACTTGTACCCACGCCGGTACTCGAACTTGTCCACCGCCTTCATCAGGCCGATGTTGCCTTCCTGGATGAGGTCGAGGAACTGCAGTCCGCGATTGGTGTACTTCTTGGCAATCGAGATCACCAGCCGCAGGTTGGCCTCGGTCATTTCGCGCTTGGCACGCCGCGCCTTGGCCTCGCCGGTGGACATCTGCTTGTTGATGTCCTTCAGCTCCCGCAGAGGAATTCCGATGCGCTCCTGCAGTGCGAGCAGTTTCCGCTGCTCCTCCTTGATGTTGGGAGCATTGCGCGCGAGGACCGCGGCGTAGGTCTTGTTGGCGGCCGCGATCTCGGCGTCGACCCAGTCGATGTTCAGTTCGTTGCCGGGGAAGACCTTGATGAAGTGAAGGCGCGGCATGCGCACGGTGTCGACGCAGATGCGCTGGATCTTGCGCTCGCAGGCGCGCGCTTCCTCCACCATGGCGCGCACCGAATCGCACAGCCGCTCGATGGTCTTCGAGGTGAAGCGGATCCCCATCATCTCTTCCGAGATCTGCTGCTGCAACCTGAGGTAAGCCCTGTCCTGCGATCCACGCCGGGGAAGGATCAGCTGCGCCTTGAGGTAGTGCCCGCGGATCAACTCCAGCCGTTCCAGGCCATCGGTCTTGAGCTTGAGCAGCGAGGCGGCGGCGGCTGCGCCCTCGATCGCCTCTGCGCTGTCCTCGTCATCCTCCTCGTCTACGGCGACCGCCTCCGCCAGTTCCTCCAGCGAGCCATCCGCCTCTGGGTCGATCAGGCCGTCGATCAGCTCATCGATGCGCATTTCGTCACGCGCGATCCTGTCGGCACAACCGATGATCTCCGCGATCGTCGTGGGGCAGGCGGAAATGGCCTGGATCATGTGCTTGAGGCCATCCTCGATGCGCTTGGCAATCTCGA
This genomic interval carries:
- the tcdA gene encoding tRNA cyclic N6-threonylcarbamoyladenosine(37) synthase TcdA is translated as MSQQSCDPARRFGGVARVYGEDALLSFRDAHVAVVGIGGVGSWAVEALARSGVGRITLIDLDMIAESNVNRQVHALDGEFGKAKVSAMAERIRAINPQCTVHEIEDFVTPENLEATLGGGVEHVIDATDQVRTKAAMIAWTKRRGLPLVTAGGAGGQIDASRIQVVDLACTIQDPLLARVRSLLRRDYGFPREAKKKFGVPAVFSSEPLRQPTRAGACAPPQTLSGLGCAGFGSAVCVTASFGFLAAGEVLRQLANRPVVAASQG
- a CDS encoding Hpt domain-containing protein; this encodes MDRQQTADWGRIDPGGLQDFIDALRDCVHAIERDVARLRVASADREALGSLFRSLHNVKGDAAICGIHLAVAMVHPIETLLARVRRNEVAFTSQLAELLLLLVDRLELAMSRLAAGRGVADLQVERMVEGIEDLALLAPSELDEGMAAVIEMLTGCRPLASSSLTVAGEPIVPGPDAPQRARDDLAFFRSLACQLDDRSPRFAGRTERLARLALETNQEVGEAIDPSQLEAAVYMHDIGMMFLAEDVWLKSDRMTAQDRKALHLHPGYAAGLLSRMAGWSEAAEMVVQHHEMPDGKGYPRGLPAAGICPGARLLGIVDAFESVMLKHAERGRKRALLLAIAEINACDRQFAAEWIAPFNQVVRRLLEVR
- a CDS encoding diguanylate cyclase, which encodes MANPSNPSEIAREALRLLAVRRLQPSPDNYRALYHEIAGSQPAEALPQREFKALLASLPQETLAQQRLARRLEQAFAASNWQQLGVGLSDLVRQLGKEQELPWNELFGDFLREWENKQAGLTVARKREALERVLAGGSSGGEVLFGRLQGLVKSWSAAGPAGGDIPLLASEAVEAGSIGLQAAGEGAATARDDGSDPSAQLRDLFAHLLEALIGSQLASEPDLAADARALVHKVRTATSRSALDDLLAGIKRFAFRLELLAEDRAELRAGLLKLLQLLIENVGELVVEDHWLRGQIDIVRDIVAGPLNVRSIEDAESRLKEVIFKQSQLKHSLTEARENLKQMLAGFVDHLAEFADSTSDYHDKIEACAAKINQADDITQLEEVLAEVIRETKIIQLNAQRSRDDLRAARERVGETERRIAELQQELERASTLVRHDQLTGALNRRGLEEAFEKEVGRARRRQSTLCVALLDIDNFKRLNDSLGHDAGDAALIHLATVIRETMRPQDTVARFGGEEFIIVLPETPVEDAQTAIVRLQRELTRRIFLHNNNRQLITFSAGVTEVRPGDTQASATKRADEAMYAAKQAGKNRVLVG
- a CDS encoding AAA family ATPase translates to MGARAALVRLVGAAPPVLGAVLAGMADDHRLLAIDEALSSRDRELIRVGFALNDVRILLNRGVDPQKLRASRYRGIVADDDPDPPPLDPDPPPENWRDIATIECLDSPAGCLPPIESYKDLAAQDREPTPADPLAGKREALAAFVAGAPIPAEFTYPAPIGADEWERAELAPPCIVDRLLWADVGVRVAPGGMGKTTLEVFEAAHIVLGRPLFGLPVRRPGPVLIITAEDSRQILVARLREICQDLELTAAEVAMVMNGVRIADLSAAPAKITCVLEDVVTVNHRVAEIIDACRPHPPVLVVFDPAISFGVGERRVNDAEQALVEAGRRIRAALGCAVKFIHHSGQVSAREKLIDQYAGRGGTAFADGCRMVHVLQSLTADEFARETGRTLDDGETGLILARPKLSYCPPQPPLFLVRRGYLFRAVEPAGRDPGAELAAVCNQVEQLIGEELRAGRYPTQRSLEGMAKSCNLTRDNVRDAVANLRAAGRIATMQAPRPEGRGGRHDYLGLFGARTANRAPNGKNAE
- a CDS encoding phage major capsid protein; the protein is MKILNDRDARATELRALAETLHAHDLGVEAIARGWHRDELLRRILDRQREKPLIDLANATFGGDARDLSGYSITRACRAQYVRSWRDAGLEQAVSDSITTRSGRAPNGSWVPLSLATRDFNVGTANQAGNTVGADRDRDGRWTRDPLRALSGCLSLGASVLPNQDATLSLPYFSSTTTASWLTEVQAATDVAETTTQVEFPPKRSSVVFVMSRQALFAAQPALDRLIVRHLTAALMARLDDGMLNGSGSGAEPRGLRNTTGIGTVVGGTDGAQLAWSHLVDLEAAPTAANAPEAAAGWLLNGATRKWLRKTARGSGLDFILPADMRLLGYPAAVSNNVPSNLTKGSANGVCSSVLYGSDWSALAAVFYGPAAIDLVVDRITLADVGKVRIVASIYVGAGCLSPGCFAKMDDALTA
- a CDS encoding hemerythrin family protein, which codes for MSARDLIQWSDEFSVNIQEVDEQHKVLVSLLNDLHRAIREHHGKATSREILGRLAEYTRTHFLLEESLMRLTHYPGLEIHKQQHQDLMHQVEALQNKLDTENAAISFELLHFLRNWLIQHINDSDKRFGAHFEKVGLAAYAHWSKDVERTMKKKKWWWKFW